Genomic window ([Empedobacter] haloabium):
GGCGATCGCGTCGGCGCCGTGTTCGTGCTTGATGTTCTTCAGGCCGTGCGCCACGTATTCCAGCGCCGTCTGCCAATCCACTTCCTTCCACTGGCCGCCTTGCTTGAGCATCGGCTGCGTCAGGCGCTCGCTTGAGTCCAGCGCTTCGTACGAGAAGCGGTCCTTGTCGGAAATCCAGCACTCGTTGATGGCTTCGTTTTCCAGCGGCAGCACGCGCTTCACCTTGCCCTGCTTGACCTGGACGATCAGGTTGGCACCCAGGCCGTCGTGCGGCGATACGGATTTGCGGCGCGACAGTTCCCAGGTACGGGCGCTGTAGCGGAACGGCTTCGACGTCAGCGCGCCCACCGGGCACAGGTCGATCATATTGCCCGACATCTCGGAGCTGACCGCCTCGCCGACGAACGTCGTGATCTCGGAATGCTCGCCGCGGCCCAGCATGCCCAGTTCCATGACGCCGGCCACTTCCTGGCCGAAACGCACGCAACGGGTGCACTGGATGCAGCGGCTCATTTCCTGCATGTTCACCAGCGGGCCGGCATCCTTCGGCACCACCACGCGCTTGTCTTCCTCGTAGCGCGAGGTGTTGTTGCCGTAGCCCACGGCCAGATCCTGCAGCTGGCACTCGCCGCCCTGGTCGCAGATGGGGCAATCCAGCGGGTGGTTAATCAGCAGGAATTCCATGACGCTCTTCTGCGCCTGGACGGCCTTCTCGCTGTGCGAGCGCACGATCATGCCGGCCGAGACCGGGGTGGCGCAGGCGGGCAGCGGCTTCGGCGCTTTTTCCACTTCGACCAGGCACATACGGCAGTTCGCCGCGATCGACAATTTCTTGTGATAGCAGAAGTGCGGGATGTAGGTGCCCAGTTTGTTGGCAGCGTCCATCACCATCGAACCCGGTGGGACTTCTACCTTTTTGCCGTCAATTTCGATTTCAACCATGATTAGACGCTTAGTAGGCCGAGACAGGCACCAGGCAGTGCTTGTGCTCGACGTGATATTCGAATTCCTCGCGGAACTGCTTGATGAACGCCCGGACCGGCATCGCGGCCGCGTCGCCCAGCGCGCAGATCGTGCGGCCCTGGATGTTGTCGGCGATCGAGTTCAGCATGTCCAGGTCGCTCTGGCGGCCCTGGCCGTTCTCGATGCGATGGATCATCCGGTACATCCAGCCCGTGCCTTCGCGGCACGGCGTGCACTGGCCGCACGATTCCTCGTAGTAGAAGTAGGACAGGCGTTCCAGCGCCTTGACCATGCAGCGCGTCTCGTCCATGACGATGACGGCGCCCGAGCCCAGCATCGAGCCGGCCTTGGCGATCGAGTCGTAGTCCAGGTCGGTCTGCATCATGATCTCGCCGCGGATCACCGGTGCGGACGAACCGCCGGGAATCACGGCCTTGATCTTCTTGCCGCCGCGCATGCCACCGGCCAGCTCCATCAGCTTGGCGAACGGGGTGCCCAGCGGGACTTCGTAGTTGCCCGGACGCTCGACGTCGCCCGAGATCGAGAAGATCTTGGTGCCGCCGTTGTTCGGCTTGCCCAGGCCCAGGTAGTTCTCGGCGCCGATGTTCAGGATGAACGGCACGGCCGCGAAGGTTTCCGTGTTGTTGATCGTGGTCGGCTTGCCGTACAGGCCGAACGAGGCCGGGAACGGCGGCTTGAAGCGCGGCTGGCCTTTCTTGCCTTCCAGCGACTCCAGCAGCGCGGTTTCCTCGCCGCAGATGTAGGCGCCGTAGCCGTGGTGCGCGTGCAGCTGGAAGTTGAACTCGCTGCCCAGGATCTTGTCGCCCAGGTAGCCGGCCGCGCGCGCTTCTTCCAGCGCTTCCTCGAAGCGCAGGTAATCCTGGAAGATCTCGCCGTGGATGTAGTTGTAGCCCACGGTGATGCCCATCGCATAAGCGCCGATGGCCATGCCTTCGATCAGCGCATGGGGGTTGTAGCGGATGATGTCGCGGTCCTTGAACGTGCCCGGCTCGCCTTCGTCGGTATTGCAGACGAGGTATTTCTGGCCCGGGAACTGGCGCGGCATGAAGCTCCACTTCAGGCCGGTCGGGAAACCGGCGCCGCCGCGGCCGCGCAGGCCGGACGTCTTCAGGTCGGCGATGATGGTTTCCGGCGCGATCTTCTGTTCCAGGATCTTGCGCAGGGCGGAGTAACCGCCGCGCTTGACGTAGTCTTCCAGGTGCCAGTTGTCGCCGTTCAGATCCTTCAGGATCAGCGGGTTGATGTGACGGTCGTGCAGCGAGGTCATTTCTTCAGTTCCTCCACGAGGGCGTCGATCTTCTCGGTGCTCATGAACGAGCACATGCGGTGGTTATTCACCAGCATCACGGGGGCGTCGCCGCAGGCGCCCATGCACTCGCCTTCCATCAGCGTGAATTCGCCGTCTTCGGTGGTGCCGCGGTAGTCGATGCCCAGCTTCTGCTTCAGGTGCTCGCCGGCCTTCACGCCGCCCGACAGGGCGCATGGCAGGTTGGTGCACACGGTGATCTTGTGCTTGCCGACAGGCTTGAGGTTGTACATGTTGTAGAAGGTCGCGACCTCTTGCACGGCAATGGCCGGCATGCCGATGTAGTCGGCGATTTCCTTCATCGTTTCAGGCGACAGCCAACCCAGTTCCACCTGGGCGTGGGCCAGCGAGGCCATCACGGCCGACTGGCGCTGGTCGGCCGGGTACTTGGCCAACTCGCGGTCGATTTTCTTGTAGCACTGCTCGGATAACATAATTCTTTCGCCTTCTTATCGGTCGATACTGCCGAAAACGATGTCTTGCGTACCAATGATGGTCACGGCGTCGGCGATCATGTGGCCGCGCGCCATTTCATCCAGGCTCTGCAGGTGAGCGTAGTCCGGGGTACGGAACTTCAGCCGGTACGGCTTGTTGGCGCCATCGGAGACGATGTAGACGCCGAATTCGCCCTTCGGATGCTCGACGGCGGAGTACGCCTCGCCCGGCGGCACGTGGAAGCCTTCCTGGAACAGCTTGAAGTGGTGGATCAGCGATTCCATGTTCGACTTCATGTCCACGCGCGACGGCGGCGCGACCTTGCGGTTGGCCGTGATGACGGGACCCGGGTTGTTGCGCAGCCACTCGATGCACTGCTTGATGATGCGGTTCGACTGGCGCAGCTCTTCCACGCGCACCAGGTAACGGTCATAGCAGTCGCCGTTGGTGCCGATCGGGATGTCGAAGTCCATCAGGTCGTACACTTCGTACGGCTGGTTCTTGCGCAAGTCCCACTTGACGCCCGAGCCACGCAGCATCGCGCCGGTGAAGCCCATCGCCAGCGCATCTTCCGGCGACACCACGCCGATGCCGACCGTCCGCTGTTTCCAGATGCGGTTATCCGTCAGCAGCGTCTCGTATTCGTCCACGTAGCCCGGGAAGCGGGTCGTGAAGGCTTCCAGGAAGTCCAGCAGGGAACCCTGGCGGTGTTCGTTCAGCTTGTCGATTTCCTTCTTGCTGCGAATCGTCGACGGACGGTGCTGCGGCATCGCATCCGGCAGGTCGCGGTAGACGCCGCCCGGGCGGTAGTAGGCCGCGTGCATGCGCGCGCCCGACACCGCCTCGTAGCAGTCGAACAGGTCTTCGCGGTCGCGGAAGCAGTACAGGAACGGCCCCATTGCGCCGACGTCCAGCGCGTGCGCGCCCAGCCACATCAGGTGGTTCAGGATGCGGGTGATCTCGTCGAACATCACGCGGATGTACTGTGCGCGCAGCGGCACTTCCAGGCCCAGCAGCTTCTCGATGGCCAGCACGTAGCCGTGCTCGTTGCACATCATCGACACGTAGTCCAGGCGGTCCGTGTACGGCACCGACTGCAGGTAGGTCTTCTGTTCGGCCAGCTTCTCGGTGGCGCGGTGCAGCAGGCCGATGTGGGGGTCGGCACGCTGGATGACTTCGCCGTCCAGCTCAAGCACCAAACGCAGCACGCCGTGCGCTGCCGGGTGCTGCGGACCAAAGTTCAGGGTGTAATTCTTAATCTCAGCCATTTAATTCATCCCGTATTTTTCTTCGCGGATCACGCGCGGCACGTTCTCGCGCGGCTCGATCGTCACCGGCTGGTAGATTACGCGCTTCTGCTCGGCGTCGTAGCGCATCTCGACGTAGCCGGACACGGGGAAGTCCTTGCGGAATGGATGGCCGATGAAGCCGTAGTCGGTCAGGATGCGGCGCAGGTCGCTGTGACCTTCGAACAGGATGCCGTACAGGTCGAACGCCTCGCGCTCGTACCAGTTGGCGGCGCGCCAGATGTCGGTGACGCTCTGCACCAGCGGCATGTCGTCGTCCGGGCAGAACACGCGCACGCGCACGCGCCAGTTGTGCTTCACCGACAGCAGGTGCGTGACGGCCGCGAAGCGCGGGCCTTCCCACGTGCCTTCGCCGTAGGTGGAATAGTCGACGCCGCACAGGTCGATCAGCGTATCGAACCCCAG
Coding sequences:
- the nuoE gene encoding NADH-quinone oxidoreductase subunit NuoE, producing the protein MLSEQCYKKIDRELAKYPADQRQSAVMASLAHAQVELGWLSPETMKEIADYIGMPAIAVQEVATFYNMYNLKPVGKHKITVCTNLPCALSGGVKAGEHLKQKLGIDYRGTTEDGEFTLMEGECMGACGDAPVMLVNNHRMCSFMSTEKIDALVEELKK
- a CDS encoding NADH-quinone oxidoreductase subunit D, coding for MAEIKNYTLNFGPQHPAAHGVLRLVLELDGEVIQRADPHIGLLHRATEKLAEQKTYLQSVPYTDRLDYVSMMCNEHGYVLAIEKLLGLEVPLRAQYIRVMFDEITRILNHLMWLGAHALDVGAMGPFLYCFRDREDLFDCYEAVSGARMHAAYYRPGGVYRDLPDAMPQHRPSTIRSKKEIDKLNEHRQGSLLDFLEAFTTRFPGYVDEYETLLTDNRIWKQRTVGIGVVSPEDALAMGFTGAMLRGSGVKWDLRKNQPYEVYDLMDFDIPIGTNGDCYDRYLVRVEELRQSNRIIKQCIEWLRNNPGPVITANRKVAPPSRVDMKSNMESLIHHFKLFQEGFHVPPGEAYSAVEHPKGEFGVYIVSDGANKPYRLKFRTPDYAHLQSLDEMARGHMIADAVTIIGTQDIVFGSIDR
- a CDS encoding NADH-quinone oxidoreductase subunit C, with product MTTHLEALQGALASALGERVATTVALGEITLVVKADDYHAVMQTLRDNAALGFDTLIDLCGVDYSTYGEGTWEGPRFAAVTHLLSVKHNWRVRVRVFCPDDDMPLVQSVTDIWRAANWYEREAFDLYGILFEGHSDLRRILTDYGFIGHPFRKDFPVSGYVEMRYDAEQKRVIYQPVTIEPRENVPRVIREEKYGMN
- the nuoF gene encoding NADH-quinone oxidoreductase subunit NuoF; this translates as MTSLHDRHINPLILKDLNGDNWHLEDYVKRGGYSALRKILEQKIAPETIIADLKTSGLRGRGGAGFPTGLKWSFMPRQFPGQKYLVCNTDEGEPGTFKDRDIIRYNPHALIEGMAIGAYAMGITVGYNYIHGEIFQDYLRFEEALEEARAAGYLGDKILGSEFNFQLHAHHGYGAYICGEETALLESLEGKKGQPRFKPPFPASFGLYGKPTTINNTETFAAVPFILNIGAENYLGLGKPNNGGTKIFSISGDVERPGNYEVPLGTPFAKLMELAGGMRGGKKIKAVIPGGSSAPVIRGEIMMQTDLDYDSIAKAGSMLGSGAVIVMDETRCMVKALERLSYFYYEESCGQCTPCREGTGWMYRMIHRIENGQGRQSDLDMLNSIADNIQGRTICALGDAAAMPVRAFIKQFREEFEYHVEHKHCLVPVSAY